Proteins found in one Kwoniella shivajii chromosome 4, complete sequence genomic segment:
- a CDS encoding isopentenyl-diphosphate delta-isomerase, giving the protein MTTTLTEVPRPVPSTTISLDTYDEEQVRLMEERCILVTPEDKAYGEDSKKTCHLMANINTGLLHRAFSVFLFRPSDGRLLLQKRADEKITFPSMWTNTCCSHPLSIKSELVEENQAGVKAAAIRKLPQELGIPSSQIKSEDFIYLTKIHYLAPSDGLWGEHEIDYILFATLDVDLELNPNEVSDAKYVSKEELEAMFSDSENSFTPWFKLIARDLLYPWWDEMMTKSKVQGWDSEKGVGQVEASLLANGPRVGELVKML; this is encoded by the exons ATGACCACCACTCTCACTGAAGTCCCCCGCCCCGTCCCTTCTACCACGATCAGTCTTGATACCTATGATGAAGAGCAAGTCAGGTTGATGGAGGAAAGATGTATCTTGGTGACTCCAGAAGACAAAGCGTACGGTGAAGATAGCAAGAAGACAT GTCATCTTATGGCAAATATAAATACTGGTTTACTCCATAGAGCATTCTCAGTGTTCCTATTCAGACCCTCTGATGGAAGATTACTACTTCAAAAACGGGCGGATGAAAAGATAACTTTCCCAAGCATGTGGACGAATACTTGTTGTTCCCATCCATTAAGTATAAAGTCAGAATTGGTGGAAGAGAATCAAGCCG GTGTAAAAGCAGCTGCAATCCGGAAACTCCCTCAAGAACTCGGTATACCGTCATCTCAAATCAAGTCTGAAGATTTCATCTATCTCACAAAAATCCATTACCTTGCACCAAGTGATGGACTGTGGGGAGAACACGAGA TCGATTATATCCTCTTTGCAACCCTTgatgttgaccttgagctGAATCCCAATGAAGTCAGCGATGCCAAATATGTATCGAAGGAGGAGTTAGAGGCTATGTTCTCGGATTCTG AGAACTCGTTCACACCGTGGTTCAAACTCATCGCCCGAGATCTTCTTTATCCATGGTGGGACGAAATGATGACCAAATCCAAAGTACAAGGATGGGATTCTGAGAAGGGCGTAGGACAAGTCGAAGCTAGTCTGTTAGCAAATGGACCTAGAGTAGGAGAATTGGTCAAGATGCTTTAA